GGTGGGTGCGCTTGACTTCCGCCAGTTCCCGCAAATTGTCAGCCAAGGGGCGATCACTGATAAGCTCTAAATTATTGAGGCCCATCAGTTTTTGGCTTTTGAGCGCGATCCCCCCATAGCGGCTGGAGACGTTTTTGATTGTTTCGTCGGTGAGGGTTTTCCAAATGGCGCCCCCCCACCCCTGATCAAAGGCCCGTTGGACCTGCGCGGCGGTATTTGTCGGTGGTCCGCTGGCCAGCCAAAACGGGTTGGGAGCCTGAATACCGGCAAAATTACAACGAAGGTCGGGCATGCTGGGGATATTCTGTGTTGATGACCGCTAGGTGGACAATCGGGGGGGTGGACGGCGTATAAGCCATTATCAACTAAAATGCGTTGGTTGTCGTGCCAGGTATTTTCCCCGGCCAAATTGGCCAACAAACTGGCCATCCCGCACGGCAAGTTCCCCCCGGACCGTCACGGTCACGGGCCGACCAGTCACCGTTAACCCCTCAAAACCATTATAATCTACGGCGGAGGCGTGGCTGGCGGCGGAAATCGTCCATTTTTGATGTGGATCATAAATCACCAAATCCGCATCGCTACCCGGTTGGATAGTCCCTTTTTGCGGGTAAAGTCCAAACAGCCGCGCCGCCTGGGTGCTAGCGCAATCCACAAATCGATGGTAAGAAAGCCTGCCGGTTAATACCCCCGCCGAATGCAACAGCGTCACGCGATCTTGTAGGCTAGGGATCCCGTTGGGGATTTTTGTAAAATCGCTCCGACCTAGCTCTTTTTGCCCCAAAAAATCGAACGGCGCGTGATCGGTCGCCACGGTGCTGATATTGCCATTTGCCAGATTATGCCACAAATATGGCTGATGCCGCCGGTCGCGCAGCGGGGGGGACATGACATATTTAGCCCCTTCAAAGTTGGGCCGCTCGGCAGCGCTTTTGTCTAGCAGCAAATATTGGATCAGCGTTTCTATCCAAACCGAGATTCCCCCCGCGCGGGCCTCAAGCGCTGCCTCCACCGCTCCCCGGCAACTGGTATGCACGATATAGCAATGCGCCCCGGTCAATTCCGCAAAAGCCAGCAAGTGCCGCACACCCAACGTTTCCACTTGTTCCGGGCGCGACGGCTCGTGCCATTCGGGGCCGGTCTTACCCTCGGACAAGAGTTTTTGTTGCAATTGCGCGATCAACTCCGCGTTTTCGCAATGGGCGGTGACGATCACGCCCAACTCATTCGCTAGTCGTAGTGTCTGAAACAGTTCGGCATCATCAATGCCCAGGGCCCCTTTATAAGCCAAAAAAACTTTAAAAGAGGCTGTCCCGCGCTCGACGATCTCTCGTAACTGGCTGGCGGCCAGGGGATCAAATCGGGTAACACCCATGTGAAAGGTGTAGTCGCAGGCGCTTTGCTCGGCGGCGTTTTTTTGCCAGATTTCCCAGCCGGCCAGGGGTTCGGTTTGGCGGTTGGGGCAGATCATTTCGATGAGCGTGGTCGTCCCCCCCAGCAGCGCCGCTCGGGAGGCTGTTTGGTAGTTGTCCTTGGCATACGTGCCCATGAAAGAGAGGTAAATATGCACATGGGGATCAATAAAGCCCGGAAAGACCAGCATCCCGGCGGCATCGATAACGGTGGCGGCGGCGATTTCCTCCGGTTGTAACTGTTCCTGGAGGCGGGGACCGATGCGGGTAATGGTTTCGCCCGCGCACCATATATCAGCCAAAAAATCGTCCGTGGCGGTGATCACCCGGCCATTTTTTACTAGTAATCCCATGACGGCGGTTTTATCAAAGCGTATGTATTGGCAGACTAAAAAAGCACTCTGGGGACAAAATACTGTATTTTCCTGCAATTTCCCAGTTCCGCAGCTAGGGGACGTTCAATGCCCCAACCAGCGACTAAAGATAAAAATTTAACCAAAAGCACATTTTCAGGCTAAAAGCTTGCGGGAATTGTTAGAATATTGTTAGGATATAATGAGCATCACCCTTGCTAATGGAGGGGTCTGGCTTTGTTAGGAAGTGGCAAGAAAACCCTAACATAACCGCGGGCAGACGACATAAATTGTCAAACCCACTTACCCACGGGTAACAGTTGAAGCCTTGTAGGTAGTTGGCCGCCACTTGCATCGCGTATTCATCGGGAGTGAGTACCCGGTGGGGGAGAGCGTAGAACGGGAACAGGGGAGCGAATTGGCATTTCTAAAAGGACTGCGCAACTACTTCGCGCGCAGAGAGTTACATGGCATTACGGAATTGGGTGAACAGGCAATCGGGGAATCATGCTGCGCGTACCCTTCGACGTAAAAAATCACACGGGGCACGGGCGCGGCAATTCGCGATTGAAACTCTCGAAGCCCGCCACGTGATGGCGACGGTTGTGATTAGCGAATTTTTGGCCTCTAGCAGCGGAGGCCTGCTTGATCAAGATGGCGAGTCCAGCGACTGGATCGAATTGTATAATACAACTTCCAGTCCGGTGAATTTGCAAAATTGGTCCTTGACTGATAATGCGGCCAATTTAACAAAATGGCGTTTTCCCAGCACGATCATTCCCGCCAATAGTTTTTTGGTGGTTTTTGCCTCTGACAAAAATCGGGCGGTGGCGGGTCAGCAATTGCACACAAATTTTAAGCTGGGAGCGGACGGCGAGTATTTGGCGTTGGTGGAAGCGAATGGCACCACCAAAGCCAGCGAATTTACGCCCGCTTTCCCCTTACAAAGCACCAATATCAGTTATGGCGGCGCCTTTGGCAGCACCAATTCGACGCTTATCGGACCAAATGCCCCGGCCAAAGTCCTTATCCCGCCCAATAATTCGCTCAATCTGACCTGGACCAACCCCGGGTTTAATGATGCTGGTTGGCTCTCGGGCGCGACCGGCATCGGCTATGAAAATGATCCTGGCTCCGGCACGAGTTACTCGGGACTGATCAGCCTGAATGTCGCCAACCAGATGTACAACACGCGCAGCACGGCTTATATTCGCGTGCCATTTACCGTGGCTAATCCGGCAACGGTCAATCAACTGACCTTGCGGATGAAATACGATGATGGCTTTGTGGCGTATTTGAATGGCAATTCCACGGCGATAGCCTCTCGCCAAGCCCCCGCCACGTTGCAGTATGATTCGGCGGCCACGGCAAACCGAGACGAAAGTTTGGCCCTCCAATATGAAGATATCGTGATCCCCGTCACGCCCGGCATGCTAACGGCGGGGACGAATATGCTGGCCATTCATGGGCTAAATTTTACCAGCTCGAGTTCTGATTTTGTGATTCAACCCGAATTAGTCAGCCAAAGCCTGACTTATAACGGCACAACGCTCAACTACTACACCACGCCCACCCCCGGCGCGGCCAACAGCGGCGGGACGACCCAGGGGAGCGTGGCGGATACATCCTTTAGCGTGGATCGGGGATTTTTTAGTTCTCCCTTTAGTTTGGTTATCTCCTCTCCCACGGTTGACGCCACCATCCGCTACACGGTGGACGGCAGCACGCCGACGGCCACGACAGGGTTGGTGTATACCGCGCCGATCACGATTTCAGGCACAACCACGGTCCGGGCCGCGGCATTTAAGACAGGATTTGTCCCCAGCAATGTCGATACGCAAACATACATCTTTGTGGCGGACGTTGTGAATCAATCACCCACGGGAAGTCCCCCGGCGGGCTGGCCCGCGGATCGGGCTATCAATAACCACAAATTTGATTATGGGATCGATCCCGATATTAAAAATAGCGCGTTGTATGGACCCCAGTTGCAGTCGGCGCTGCAAGCCATTCCGTCGATTTCACTGGTGACGGATTTGCCGAACCTGTTTGATCCGGCGACGGGCATTTATGTGAATCCCGGCAACGAAGGTATCGCCTGGGAGCGCGCCGCTTCCGTGGAATTGCTTAACCCCGACGGAAGCGACGGCTTTCAAGCCAACGCGGGCCTGCGGATACGAGGGGGATTTAGCCGCACGCCGGATAATCCCAAACATGCCTTTCGCCTGTTTTTCCGCTCCGAGTATGGGGATGCCAAGCTCAAGTTTCCCTTGTTTGGCACGGCGGGAGCCGCTGAATTTGATTCCATCGACCTGCGCACCGCGCAAAACTACTCCTGGGCATTTCAAAATGACGGGCGAATGACCTTAACCCGGGATGCTTACTCGCGTCTGGCCATGCGGGATTTAGGCCAGCCCTACACCCGCGGCGAGTACTACCACTTGTACATTAATGGCGTGTATTGGGGATTGTTTCAAACGGAGGAGCGTCCGGAGGCGAATTTTGGAGCGACCTATTTTGGCGGGGATGAGTCGGACTATGACGTGGTGAAGGCCGAAGCCGGGCCTTATTCAACCGTGGCGACGGACGGGGACTTGGTGGCGTGGCAGGATTTATGGACCAAGGTTAATCAAATTGCCGCCGAGCCTAACGCCACCAACCGCTTTAACCTGTATCAGGAAATCCAGGGATTGTTTCCCAATTACACCCCGGATCCCTCCAAGCCGGTCTTATTGGATGTGGATAATCTGATCGACTACATGCTGGTGATTTTTTATGGCGGGAATTTGGATGCCCCCATTTCGGCGTTTTTGGGAAATACAGCGGTTAATAACTGGTTTGGCATCCGCAGCCGCGATCCCGCGGCCCGCCAGGGTTTTCAGTTTTTAGTGCATGATTCCGAACATACCCTGCTCAATGTCAATGAATCCCGCATCGGTCCGTATCCCGCGGGACAAACCTTTGACAAAAGCAATCCGCAGTGGCTGCATCAACAACTGATGGCCGAGCCCGCCTATCGCGAAGCATTTAACCTGCGCGCACAGCAAACTTTGCGCAACAACGGCGTGCTAACCACCGCCGCCAACCAAGCGCGGCATGCCGAATTGGTGAACGATTTGCAACTGGCCATTATCGGCGAATCCGCCCGTTGGGGCGATGTTTGGAAAGGCGCCGGCGAATCACCTTTTACCCAGGCTAATTTCAATTCCGCTGTCAGTGAAATCATCAACAACTTTATACCCGGTCGCACGGGCGTGCTCCTTTCGCAATTGCAAGGCGCGGGCTTGTACAATTCCTCGGCTCCCCTGGCCCCGGTTGCCAGTCTTCCCCAAGGAATCGTGGCGGCGGGGACTTCGTTGTCGTTGTCCAATCCCAGTTTTGGTGGGACGATCTATTACACGCTCAACGGAACCGACCCGCGAAATCCCGACGGCAGCTTGAATCCCGCGGCGCTGGTCTATTCGGGGCCGTTGATCATTAATGACACTATTCAGCTATTTAGCCGGACCCGTAACGGTTCGCTCTGGAGCGGCTATACCGCGCGGACATACGCGACGGATACGTCAGCCCTGCGGATTACCGAAATCCACTACAATCCCCCAGCCCCCTCCCTAGGCAGTCCCTACACCGCGGACGATTTTGAATTTATCGAGCTGCAAAACACCGGGGTGACTCCCATCGATTTGCAGGGGGTAACCATTCGCGGCGATGTAAGCTATGATTTTGCGGCGCAAACCTTGGCCCCCGGGCAATTCGCCGTCCTGGTCAAAAACCCCGCCGCTTTTGCCACTTTATATCCCTCGATTACTCCCTGGGGAACATTCACCGGCGTTTTGACCAATGGCGACGGCACGGTCGATCTCAAGAATGCCCTGGGCAATCAAATTGTCGCCGCCGGTTATCAAGATTCATGGTACACGCATACCGATGGGGGTGGATTTTCGCTGGTAATTAATAGCGTCGCCACCGCCGTGGATTCGGCCGCCAAGCGGATTTACTGGCGTCCCAGCCAACTGGTCAATGGCAATCCAGGCGCGGTGGATGCCGGATTACCACTGGACGCGGTGGTCATTAACGAAGTTTTAACAAACACCACCGCCGCCAGCGGCGATTATATCGAGCTTTACAACACCACCAATGCGGCGATTAACATCGGCGGTTGGTACCTGAGCGACGCCAAAACCAACCTGACAAAGTTTCGCATTCCCGCGGGGACCATTATTCCCGCCAACGATTATTTGTTATATACCCAGCAAACCCATTTTGGAAATTCCGGCAACCCCAACGCGCTGGACACCTTTAGCTTTACACCGGTCAGCGGAGCGGCGTATTTGACCTCCGTGGATGGTTCTGGCAATTTGGCCGGCTATCGAGAGGATAAGGATTTTGCCGGCGCGGCGGCGGAAGTTTCCTTTGGCCGATATGTAAAAACCTCCGGGAATTCCGACTTTGTCCAGCAATCCGCCAAAACCCCGGGCGCGGTTAATAGTGGTCCGATCATCGGCCCGATTGTCATTAATGAATTTTTATCCCGTCCCGCCCCCACCCAGGACGAGTATATCGAGCTGCGCAATATTTCCGCCCAAACGGTTCTGCTGTACGATGCCGCGGCCCCGGCCAATGTGTGGACCATTTCCAATGCGATTAACTTTTCTTTTCCGGTAAATTCCAGCATTCCCGCTGGAGCCTACGCCCTGGTCGTGCCCATCGACCCGGCCACGTTTCGCGCGAAATATTCCATTCCGTTATCAGTCCAAATATTTGGGCCTTATACCGGCGGGCTGAATGGCTCGGGTGAATTGATTCGGCTGAATCGCCCCGGCGCGGCGTTTGGTCCGGATATTCCTCGAATTAGCGTGGACCACGTCGATTATGATGACAACGCGCCTTGGCCGACCGAGCCGGCTAACGGAGCGGGAAAAACTTATTCCCGCGTCACCGCGAACGCCTATGCCAACGATTACGCCAACTGGGGAACCAGCCGCTTGATTTTTGGCAGCCCCGGCGCGGCTAATACTTTTTCCGATTTATCCCCGCCCACAATCCCCGCCAATCTGCAGGCAGTGGTGGGGGGCTTTGGCGTCGGGGTGACGTTGACCTGGAACACCGCGCGCGACTTTGACAGCGGGGTTTCCGGTTATCTGGTCTATCGCAATGGGGTCTTAATAGGAAATACTCCCTATGCGACATACATCGATCAGACGGTATTACCGGGAGTAAATTACTCCTATACGGTGGCGGCATTTAACGCCGATCAATACGCCAGCGCTCCCAGTAGCGCGGTGGTGGTCAAACTGTTGGGAATTACTGGCATCGCCGAAACCACCAGCACGACGCTGGTGGTAACATTTAGCGAGAGCTTGACTAACGCAGCGGCGACCACGGCGGCGAATTATTCCCTTGCGCCATCGATTAATATAACCAGCGCCACGCTGGGCGGGGACCAACGGACGGTGACCTTGACCCTGGCCAGCCCATTGACCACGGGGACAAGCTATCAACTCATGATTTCCAATGTCACCGCCATTAGCGGCAACATCCTGCCATCCGGCACCAGGGTGGGCTTTACCCCCAACCTGAGCGGCGGCGGTCTGCGGGGCGCCTACTATGATGAATTGAATTTCATCAACTTTTTTGCCAACCGCAACGATCCCACCATCAATTTTAGTTGGGGGGGAATCGCGCCGATCGCGGGGATGGGCACGGATAATTTCTCGGTCCGGTGGACAGGCGCGGTGCAACCACGGTTCAGCGGCACCTACACGTTCTATACCCTGTCCGACGACGGTGTGCGGCTAAGCATTGACAATCAATCGTTGGTGGATAATTGGACGTATCATGGCGACACGGAAAATAGCGGCTCCATTTACCTGCAAGCGGGCCAATTATACGAAGTAAAACTGGAGTTTTTTCAAGGGGGCGGGGGAGCCACCATGGCGCTCTCTTGGGCGGGCCCTAACGTTGGTAAACAATTAATTGCCAGCAATCGGATGTTCACGGTCCCGGCGGTTCCCGCCTCCGCCAGCGGCTTGACAGCCATGGCAGCCTCCACGAGTAGCGTTCGGTTGGATTGGATGGACAATTCGAATGGCGAATCCCAATTTCTAATCGAACGCTCGACAAATAATCTGACCTTTGCCCAGATAGGCGTTACCGCCAAAAACACCACCACCTATTTGGATACGACGGTCACGAACGGCGCAACCTACTATTACCGTGTGCGGTCCGCGAATGTCACGGGCAGTTCAGCGCCGTCAAATACCGCGACGCATACCGTAAATTATCTCGCGCCGGTGACCCCGGGCAATTTGTCCGCCACTCCTTCCAGCACGACTAGCATTAGCCTTAACTGGCTGGATCTGTCGACTAATGAGACATTATTCAAACTGCAACGTTCCGTGGACAATATAAATTTTGTCCATTTAGTCAATGTCGCGCCGAATAACACCACTTTTGAAGACACCGGCTTAACCACCGGCACCACCTATTACTATCGGTTGGCCACCGAGAACGCGTCCGGCGTGTCCACTTATACCGCGACGGCATCGGCCACGCCCGACTTGCCTCCCCTGATAACCCCCTCCGGCCTGCAGGCGGTGATCCAATCACCCGCGCAAATTTTTCTCTCCTGGATTGATAACAACACAACCGAAACCGGCTACCTGGTAGAGCGCTCCACCGATGGTGTTAATTTTAACCCGCTGGTTACCCTGCCAGCCAATTCCACCAGTCATCTTGACGGCCAGTTGCAGTCATTTGTTACGTACACCTATCGCGTGCGCGCCGTGCGCAATGCCAGCCAGTCGTCCCCGAGCGGCGCGGCCGGCGGCACGCCGACATTAAGCCAGGTTACCGGAACCGCCGTCGCGGATCTCATCCATATTCGTCGCGCGGGTTCATTGCTGCAGGTATTTGTGAATAGTTCGCTGGCGGGATCACCAACTTATTTCGCCGCTTTGGCCGACGTACCAGTGTTGCAAATTTTTAGTCTTGGCGGCAATGACATTCTCGAATTGGATGGCGGGGGTCAAGCCCTGTCCACGAATTTTATTTTTGACGGCGGCGCCGATGCCAATACCCTGGCCGTGTTGACGGGTAGCGTCTCGTTAAACGGGACCGCCAGCGGGGGAATGCTAAACGTGGCGATCT
This portion of the Pirellulales bacterium genome encodes:
- the hydA gene encoding dihydropyrimidinase — translated: MGLLVKNGRVITATDDFLADIWCAGETITRIGPRLQEQLQPEEIAAATVIDAAGMLVFPGFIDPHVHIYLSFMGTYAKDNYQTASRAALLGGTTTLIEMICPNRQTEPLAGWEIWQKNAAEQSACDYTFHMGVTRFDPLAASQLREIVERGTASFKVFLAYKGALGIDDAELFQTLRLANELGVIVTAHCENAELIAQLQQKLLSEGKTGPEWHEPSRPEQVETLGVRHLLAFAELTGAHCYIVHTSCRGAVEAALEARAGGISVWIETLIQYLLLDKSAAERPNFEGAKYVMSPPLRDRRHQPYLWHNLANGNISTVATDHAPFDFLGQKELGRSDFTKIPNGIPSLQDRVTLLHSAGVLTGRLSYHRFVDCASTQAARLFGLYPQKGTIQPGSDADLVIYDPHQKWTISAASHASAVDYNGFEGLTVTGRPVTVTVRGELAVRDGQFVGQFGRGKYLARQPTHFS
- a CDS encoding lamin tail domain-containing protein gives rise to the protein MATVVISEFLASSSGGLLDQDGESSDWIELYNTTSSPVNLQNWSLTDNAANLTKWRFPSTIIPANSFLVVFASDKNRAVAGQQLHTNFKLGADGEYLALVEANGTTKASEFTPAFPLQSTNISYGGAFGSTNSTLIGPNAPAKVLIPPNNSLNLTWTNPGFNDAGWLSGATGIGYENDPGSGTSYSGLISLNVANQMYNTRSTAYIRVPFTVANPATVNQLTLRMKYDDGFVAYLNGNSTAIASRQAPATLQYDSAATANRDESLALQYEDIVIPVTPGMLTAGTNMLAIHGLNFTSSSSDFVIQPELVSQSLTYNGTTLNYYTTPTPGAANSGGTTQGSVADTSFSVDRGFFSSPFSLVISSPTVDATIRYTVDGSTPTATTGLVYTAPITISGTTTVRAAAFKTGFVPSNVDTQTYIFVADVVNQSPTGSPPAGWPADRAINNHKFDYGIDPDIKNSALYGPQLQSALQAIPSISLVTDLPNLFDPATGIYVNPGNEGIAWERAASVELLNPDGSDGFQANAGLRIRGGFSRTPDNPKHAFRLFFRSEYGDAKLKFPLFGTAGAAEFDSIDLRTAQNYSWAFQNDGRMTLTRDAYSRLAMRDLGQPYTRGEYYHLYINGVYWGLFQTEERPEANFGATYFGGDESDYDVVKAEAGPYSTVATDGDLVAWQDLWTKVNQIAAEPNATNRFNLYQEIQGLFPNYTPDPSKPVLLDVDNLIDYMLVIFYGGNLDAPISAFLGNTAVNNWFGIRSRDPAARQGFQFLVHDSEHTLLNVNESRIGPYPAGQTFDKSNPQWLHQQLMAEPAYREAFNLRAQQTLRNNGVLTTAANQARHAELVNDLQLAIIGESARWGDVWKGAGESPFTQANFNSAVSEIINNFIPGRTGVLLSQLQGAGLYNSSAPLAPVASLPQGIVAAGTSLSLSNPSFGGTIYYTLNGTDPRNPDGSLNPAALVYSGPLIINDTIQLFSRTRNGSLWSGYTARTYATDTSALRITEIHYNPPAPSLGSPYTADDFEFIELQNTGVTPIDLQGVTIRGDVSYDFAAQTLAPGQFAVLVKNPAAFATLYPSITPWGTFTGVLTNGDGTVDLKNALGNQIVAAGYQDSWYTHTDGGGFSLVINSVATAVDSAAKRIYWRPSQLVNGNPGAVDAGLPLDAVVINEVLTNTTAASGDYIELYNTTNAAINIGGWYLSDAKTNLTKFRIPAGTIIPANDYLLYTQQTHFGNSGNPNALDTFSFTPVSGAAYLTSVDGSGNLAGYREDKDFAGAAAEVSFGRYVKTSGNSDFVQQSAKTPGAVNSGPIIGPIVINEFLSRPAPTQDEYIELRNISAQTVLLYDAAAPANVWTISNAINFSFPVNSSIPAGAYALVVPIDPATFRAKYSIPLSVQIFGPYTGGLNGSGELIRLNRPGAAFGPDIPRISVDHVDYDDNAPWPTEPANGAGKTYSRVTANAYANDYANWGTSRLIFGSPGAANTFSDLSPPTIPANLQAVVGGFGVGVTLTWNTARDFDSGVSGYLVYRNGVLIGNTPYATYIDQTVLPGVNYSYTVAAFNADQYASAPSSAVVVKLLGITGIAETTSTTLVVTFSESLTNAAATTAANYSLAPSINITSATLGGDQRTVTLTLASPLTTGTSYQLMISNVTAISGNILPSGTRVGFTPNLSGGGLRGAYYDELNFINFFANRNDPTINFSWGGIAPIAGMGTDNFSVRWTGAVQPRFSGTYTFYTLSDDGVRLSIDNQSLVDNWTYHGDTENSGSIYLQAGQLYEVKLEFFQGGGGATMALSWAGPNVGKQLIASNRMFTVPAVPASASGLTAMAASTSSVRLDWMDNSNGESQFLIERSTNNLTFAQIGVTAKNTTTYLDTTVTNGATYYYRVRSANVTGSSAPSNTATHTVNYLAPVTPGNLSATPSSTTSISLNWLDLSTNETLFKLQRSVDNINFVHLVNVAPNNTTFEDTGLTTGTTYYYRLATENASGVSTYTATASATPDLPPLITPSGLQAVIQSPAQIFLSWIDNNTTETGYLVERSTDGVNFNPLVTLPANSTSHLDGQLQSFVTYTYRVRAVRNASQSSPSGAAGGTPTLSQVTGTAVADLIHIRRAGSLLQVFVNSSLAGSPTYFAALADVPVLQIFSLGGNDILELDGGGQALSTNFIFDGGADANTLAVLTGSVSLNGTASGGMLNVAISANATMITDGLRGTTLSILSGGKLQVRPHGGAAGLVVLNNTALGAPALSLAADAILDLNDNDLVVYYSPAETQTLATITAALDNFYSFGLEAGQSVPILGSTTVTNSGGGRILAAVDNVNSQFGDTGNPFYDLTLGNSSLGTGFNQVVVRFTYPGDYNLDGQVDGSDYIVVDSNLGAVTPGLSAGWTLGDGDFDGIVSAADYLPIDSNFGSGVGNPLAGYHAHIESSTLPPSTEDEANELRNELFAAEHDWLYDPRIAAAWEQSAGFTGIKKRPVPQLWAI